From Pseudomonas arsenicoxydans:
TGCAAACCGGCACCCAGCAAGTCGCGACCATCATGGACAACAGCCGCAGCCTGACCGACAGCAGCGTCGAGCTGACGCGCCGCGCCGGCAGCTCACTGGAAAGCATCACCCGCACCGTGTCGGCGATCCAGTCGATGAACCAGCAGATTGCCGCCGCTGCCGAGCAGCAAACCGCAGTGGCTGAAGAGATCAACCGCAGCGTGCTGAACGTGCGCGATGTGTCGGAACAGACCTCGGCCGCCAGCGAAGAGACCGCGGCCTCCAGCGTTGAGCTGGCGCGGTTGGGGACGCATTTGCAGATGCTGGTGGGCAGGTTCAAGGTTTGAGGTGACGCGAAGGCCTCGGTTCACTTGGGACCGAGGTGATGCAATCGCGGGCAAGCCCGCTCCCACAGGGTTCGGCGGTGTAACGCAAGTAGCGTAAACAACGAAAATACTGTGGGAGCGGGCTTGCCCGCGATGGCGGCCGTAAGGTCGCCGAAGTTACAGAACCTGGCGCAAGAAAGCCTGCGCCCGCGGGTCCTTCGGTGCATCGAAGAACTCGGCCGGCGAAGCATCTTCCAGCAATTTGCCGTGATCGAAAAACAACACCCGATCCGCCACTTCCCGCGCAAAACCCATTTCGTGGGTGACGCAGACCATGGTCATGCCTTCCACGGCCAGGGTTTTCATTACGTCCAGCACTTCGCCGACCATCTCCGGGTCGAGTGCCGAGGTCGGTTCATCGAACAGCATCACCTTGGGCTCCATGGCCAACGCGCGAGCAATCGCCACACGCTGTTGTTGTCCGCCGGACAGACGCGATGGAAATTCATTGGCCTTCTGCGCAATTCCGACCTTTTCCAGCAACACCATGGCCTTGGCCTCGCGTTCTTTCTTGCCGCGTTTGCGCACGACTTTCTGGGCCAGGCAGAGGTTTTCCAGCACGGTCATGTGCGGGAACAGGTTGAAGTGCTGGAACACCATGCCGACTTCGCGGCGATAGGCGTTCACATCGGTTTTCGGATCGGCCAGTTGCAGCCCGTCGATGCTCACCGAGCCCGAGTCGAATGCTTCCAGGCCGTTGAGGCAGCGCAGGAACGTCGACTTACCGGAACCCGAAGGGCCGATGACCACCAGCACTTCGCCCTTGGCCACCTGCGTGGTGACGTTATCCACCGCGCGAACCATCTGGCCACGAGTGTCGAAGACTTTTACCAGATTGCGGACTTCAATCACTTTGCGCGAGCCTCCGCTCAAGACGGCTGGCGATTTTCGACAGCGGCAGGTTGATCAACAGGTACAGCCCGGCCACGCAGAACAGGATTTCGAAGGGCGAGAATGAGGTGGTGATGACTTCGCGACCGCTTTTGAGCAGCTCGGTAATCGCGATCACCGACACCAGCGAGGTGTCCTTGACCAGGCTGATGAATTGCCCGGCCAACGGCGGCAGCACGCGCTTCAATGCCTGCGGCAGCACCACGTGGCGCATCGACTGGACTGCGCTCAAGCCTAGGGAGCGCGCTGCTTCGTTCTGGCCACGGGCGATGGACTGCACGCCGGAGCGGATGATCTCCGCCACATAGGCGCCGGTAAACAATGACAGCGCGGCGATCCCGGCGAACTCCCGGGACAGGTTCATCACGGTGCCGATGAAAAAGTAGAAAATGAAGATCTGCACCAGCAGCGGCGTACCGCGCACCAGCTCAACGTAGATCGTCGAGAGATCGCGCAGCGTCGGGTTATTCGACAGACGACACAGCCCCGTGGCGAGACCGATCAGCAAACCCAGCACGCCGGACACCACCGACAACCACAACGTGGTCCACAGCCCCCACATCAGTGGTCCTGCGGCCCAGTGGCGGGTGACGCCGATCACATCGCCTTCGGCGACGTCGTCGCCTTGGGCAACTTGAAGACTGTTGTCGTCGACGGTCAGGTGCTGTTCATCGCCCGCGTCATTGCGCAGGGTGACTTCGGCTTTATCGCCCTTGCGCACCAGTTCGCTGACGGTAGAGATGTCCGAGGCGCGCTGGGACTCTTCGGCGTGGTAGGCGAAGTATTGCGGAACGCGGTTCCAGCGCCATTCGTAGGACATCAGCGAGGTGGCGTAATACAACGCGCCGGCCAGGCCGATCAGCAGCAGCACGGTTAATACGTGCCACGGCCATTGGGCTTTTTTCTGTTTCATCTGCTCTGATGGTTCCGAATTCTGTGTCGCCAGCAAGGCCGTCATCGCGGGCAAGCCCGCTCCCACAGGGTCGGCGGTGAACACAAATGTTGTGTTGACGCATAACCTTGTGGGAGCGGGCTTGCCCGCGATTGAGGCTCCTCAGGTCTGTCTGACCGGGCCTTATTCCATGTCCTTGAGCCAAGCGGTGTCTTTGAACCACTTGTCATGGATTCGATCGTAGGTGCCGTCTTCGTGGATCTGGTGCAGGAAGTTGTTGATGAAATTGATGCTGTCAAAGTCACCCTTCTTCAGACCGAAGGCCAGCGGCTCATAGGTGAACGGCTTGTCGAGGAACACCAGTTTGCCGGCACCGACCTTGTTCACCGCCACTACGTTGTACGGTGCGTCGTAGATGAACGCGTCCGCCTTGCCGTTGACTACGTCGAGCACGGCTTCCTGTTCGTTGTCGTAACCGTGGTACTTGGCTTTGGCGATCAGTTTTTTCGCGACCATCTCGCCAGTGGTGCCCAGCTTGGAGGTGATGCGGTAGTCAGCGGTGTTCAGGTCCTTATAGGACTTTATGGTGCCTTCCAGCTCCTTGCGGATCAGCAGGGTCTGGCCAACCACGATGAACGGTTCGCTGAAATTCAGGCGCAGGTTGCGTTCCTGAGTCAGGGTCATGCCGCTGCCGATCATGTCGAACTTGTCGGTCATCAGGGCCGGAATGATGCCGTCGTAGCCGGTGGACACCAGCTCCAGCTTGACGCCCATGGCTTTTGCCATGGCTTTGAGGATGTCGACTTCGAAACCGATGATCTCGCCGCGCTTGTTGGTCATTTCGAACGGCATGTAGGTCGGGTCCATGCCGACTTTCAGTGTGCCGCGCTTGACCGCGTCATCGATGGCACCGGCCTGCGCCGCGCTCACTGCAACCAATGCCGTGACGCCGACCAGCAGCATCGACAGATACTTCTTCATCTTCAAGTCCCCAAAACCATTGCGATGTGAGGCGCGCAAACGGCGGTTTTTCTTTAGAAAACCAGCAGATACGAACAGAAAACTGTCCGGGCGCACCAATTCGGGGACGGATGCTAACCCACTCGGCCATTTGCACAAGGGTTTGGAAACGATCAGGCAAAAAAAAGCCCCGCTTTCGCGGGGCTTTTCATCAGGCCATCTGAGGTTGTACGTTCAGTGGCTTGAGAGGCAGCAGCGGCGCATGGGGATCGGCCTTCACCGATTTGCGCCAGGCTTCCAGCCACTCAGGGTGACCTTCGTCCCAGACCTGTTCGTGCAAGCGAGCCAATGCCACCGGATCGCTCAGCAAGTACACACGCTCATTGTTGGTCAGCCCGTCGGGACCGACTTTCAATGCATGGCGAACCCGTTCGTTGCGCAGCCATTCGATCGGCTCGGCATGAGCATGACGGGAAGTCGCCAGCGAACAAGCCAAGGCGTTCTGCTGTGGATCGACCACCGCGCGAATAAAGCCGTCATTCAGAGCATGCCAACGATTTTCGTGGGTGTACTGGTCCGTCGCCAGCAACGCTTGCGGCGGATTGTATTCCTCAGGGATCAGGAACAGGCTCGCGTCGCGAGACTTGAGGCCCAGGCCGACACGGCTGGAGATCACCGACACCGGGATCGACAGCATCAACGAACCGACGATCGGCACCAGCCACCACAGGAAACTCGGGTTCAGCCAGACCACCAGCAGAGCCCAGAAGAAACCCAGCAGGGTTTGCGGACCGTGGCGTTTTACCGCCTCGCTCCATGGCGTGGAGTCGTCGTCACGTTGTGGCGAGTTCCAGGTCGCAGCCCAGCCGAGGAACGCGGCGAGCACGAAACGGGTGTGGAAAATCATCCGCACCGGCGCCAGCAGCATGGAGAACAGCATCTCCAGCAGCATCGAGAAGGTCACCTTGAACTTGCCACCGAACTCTTTCGCGCCCTTGGCCCAGATCAGGATGATGCTCAACAGTTTCGGCAGGAACAGCAGCACGATAGTCGTCGAGAACAGCGCCACGGCCTTGTCCGGGTGCCATTGTGGCCACAGCGGATACAGCTGACGCGGTTCCATGAAGTACTGCGGCTCCATCAGCGTGTTGACCGCCAGCAGCGCCGTCGACAGCACGAGGAAGAAGAACCACAGCGGCGCCGACAGGTAAGACATCACGCCGGTCAGGAACACCGCACGGTGTACCGGGTGCATGCCCTTGACCAGGAACAGGCGGAAGTTCATCAGGTTACCGTGGCACCAGCGACGGTCACGCTTGAGTTCGTCCAGCAGGTTCGGCGGCAGTTCTTCGTAGCTGCCCGGCAAGTCGTAAGCGATCCACACGCCCCAGCCGGCACGGCGCATCAGCGCTGCTTCAACGAAGTCGTGAGACAGGATTGCACCGGCAAAAGCACCTTTACCTGGCAACGGCGCCAAGGCGCAATGCTCGATGAACGGCTTCATGCGGATGATCGCGTTGTGGCCCCAGTAGTGGGATTCACCCAACTGCCAGAAGTGCAGACCGGCGGTAAACAGCGGACCGTACACGCGAGTCGCAAACTGCTGCATGCGCGCATAAAGGGTGTCCATGCCCGACGCACGTGGCGCGGTCTGGATAATGCCCGCATCCG
This genomic window contains:
- a CDS encoding amino acid ABC transporter ATP-binding protein, encoding MIEVRNLVKVFDTRGQMVRAVDNVTTQVAKGEVLVVIGPSGSGKSTFLRCLNGLEAFDSGSVSIDGLQLADPKTDVNAYRREVGMVFQHFNLFPHMTVLENLCLAQKVVRKRGKKEREAKAMVLLEKVGIAQKANEFPSRLSGGQQQRVAIARALAMEPKVMLFDEPTSALDPEMVGEVLDVMKTLAVEGMTMVCVTHEMGFAREVADRVLFFDHGKLLEDASPAEFFDAPKDPRAQAFLRQVL
- a CDS encoding transporter substrate-binding domain-containing protein, which encodes MKKYLSMLLVGVTALVAVSAAQAGAIDDAVKRGTLKVGMDPTYMPFEMTNKRGEIIGFEVDILKAMAKAMGVKLELVSTGYDGIIPALMTDKFDMIGSGMTLTQERNLRLNFSEPFIVVGQTLLIRKELEGTIKSYKDLNTADYRITSKLGTTGEMVAKKLIAKAKYHGYDNEQEAVLDVVNGKADAFIYDAPYNVVAVNKVGAGKLVFLDKPFTYEPLAFGLKKGDFDSINFINNFLHQIHEDGTYDRIHDKWFKDTAWLKDME
- a CDS encoding amino acid ABC transporter permease, whose protein sequence is MKQKKAQWPWHVLTVLLLIGLAGALYYATSLMSYEWRWNRVPQYFAYHAEESQRASDISTVSELVRKGDKAEVTLRNDAGDEQHLTVDDNSLQVAQGDDVAEGDVIGVTRHWAAGPLMWGLWTTLWLSVVSGVLGLLIGLATGLCRLSNNPTLRDLSTIYVELVRGTPLLVQIFIFYFFIGTVMNLSREFAGIAALSLFTGAYVAEIIRSGVQSIARGQNEAARSLGLSAVQSMRHVVLPQALKRVLPPLAGQFISLVKDTSLVSVIAITELLKSGREVITTSFSPFEILFCVAGLYLLINLPLSKIASRLERRLAQSD
- the mdoH gene encoding glucans biosynthesis glucosyltransferase MdoH yields the protein MSNSQVQPETLAEYLAHLPMTDQQRAELAGCKSFSELHQRLSSSTFDAPTEAAQASVGKRLLLNSAEELEEAEMLAVDASGRVVLKATPPIRRTKVVPEPWRTNILVRGWRRLTGRTNPPAPPKDERVLPAARWRTVGSIRRYILLVLMLGQTIVAGWYMKGIMPYQGWSFVDLNEVLHQPLLQTATQVLPYALQTSILILFGILFCWVSAGFWTALMGFLELLTGHDKYRISGKSAGNEPIAKDARTALVMPICNEDVPRVFAGLRATFESVAATGDLDRFDFFVLSDSNEADICVAEQQAWLDVCREAKGFGKIFYRRRRRRVKRKSGNLDDFCRRWGGDYKYMVVLDADSVMSGECLTSLVRLMEATPDAGIIQTAPRASGMDTLYARMQQFATRVYGPLFTAGLHFWQLGESHYWGHNAIIRMKPFIEHCALAPLPGKGAFAGAILSHDFVEAALMRRAGWGVWIAYDLPGSYEELPPNLLDELKRDRRWCHGNLMNFRLFLVKGMHPVHRAVFLTGVMSYLSAPLWFFFLVLSTALLAVNTLMEPQYFMEPRQLYPLWPQWHPDKAVALFSTTIVLLFLPKLLSIILIWAKGAKEFGGKFKVTFSMLLEMLFSMLLAPVRMIFHTRFVLAAFLGWAATWNSPQRDDDSTPWSEAVKRHGPQTLLGFFWALLVVWLNPSFLWWLVPIVGSLMLSIPVSVISSRVGLGLKSRDASLFLIPEEYNPPQALLATDQYTHENRWHALNDGFIRAVVDPQQNALACSLATSRHAHAEPIEWLRNERVRHALKVGPDGLTNNERVYLLSDPVALARLHEQVWDEGHPEWLEAWRKSVKADPHAPLLPLKPLNVQPQMA